A segment of the Oscillatoria sp. FACHB-1406 genome:
TATCTAAGTTAAGCAATCTACAACTCAAATCGGGATGACAGGATTTGAACCTGCGGCCCCTTCGTCCCGAACGAAGTGCGCTACCAAGCTGCGCTACATCCCGAAAATTAAACCTTATCTATCATAGCAGCTTTTGGACGCGATCGAACTTTCTTGTTACGATAAAAATTAAATCGATCGCGTAGGACGTGCAAATCGTGACAGTTAAACCAGAGTGGTTGCGGGTAAAAGCCCCTCAATGGCAGCGAGTGGGCAGCGTTAAGGAAATTTTGCGGGATTTGGGCTTAAATACGGTCTGCGAGGAGGCTTCTTGCCCGAATATCGGCGAATGCTTCAACGCAGGGACGGCTACTTTCTTAATTATGGGGCCAGCCTGCACCCGCGCTTGTCCCTACTGCGATATCGATTTCGAGAAGAAACCGCAAGCGCTAGATCCCCTCGAACCGTTGAATCTTGCTGAAGCGGTACGACGTTTAAAATTAAATCACGTCGTCATTACCTCGGTGAACCGCGATGACTTAACCGATGGCGGTGCAATGCAGTTTCAGCGCTGTATTGCCGAAGTTCGCAAGGTTTCGCCCCAGACGACGATTGAGGTATTAATCCCGGATTTGTGCGGGAATTGGGAGGCTTTAGCGGCAATTTTGGCGGCAAAACCGGAAGTTCTCAACCACAATACGGAGACAGTGCCGCGTTTGTATCGCCGCGTCCGTCCTCAAGGAGATTATGCGCGATCGCGGGAACTTTTGCGCCGCACCCGCGAGTTAGCCCCCGAAATTTATACGAAATCGGGCATTATGGTGGGGTTGGGCGAGACGGATGAAGAAGTCCGCCAGGTGATGCGAGATTTACGCGAAGATAGTTGCGATATTCTCACCATCGGGCAATATTTACAACCGTCCCAGAAACATTTGGGCGTACAAGAATTCGTTACGCCGCAGCAGTTTGAAGCTTGGCGCAACTATGGGGAGGAAATTGGTTTTTTACAAGTCGTTTCTTCGCCGCTAACTCGCAGTTCTTACCACGCCGAACAAGTCCGCGAGTTGATGGAACGCTATCCGAGGTAATTAATAATAGCGTTTTTTAACAAGGTGTAGGGGCGAATGGTATTCGCCCTTTTTAGACATTTGGTAGGGTAGACAGCGCCTACCAGCCAAGACTTTGGTACGTTTAGAACCTTGCATTCACGTTTCAAGTAGCGTTAGATATTTTACCAATTCTCATTGATTTTGCACGCTTTCCGAAGAGGGCATAACATTGTTATGCCCCTACAGCAAAAAATTTAGTGCATCGCGATTGGGAATTGGTATTCGACTAAGTTCGTCGTGGCGAATTGATTCGCAGTTTAGAGCGATACCGAACGATAATACCCAGCTTGTAATGATTAAATCCGCGATGGCTTTTTCAATAACTCCAACGCCACTTCATTTCTAGGATCTATTTCTAAAACCTTCTCGCAAAGCTTAACAACTTGGTCGCGCTCGCGGCGTTTTGATAGAATTCCTGCCTGCCCGAGCAACGCTTCAACTAAAACGGCTTGATACTCGTGCTGGGAAGGGTTTCGCTCGGCAATAAATTTATAGCAATTCCTATAGGAGTGTTGACGAGAATCCCTCCCCGATTCCAGAATTTTACGACTCTTGACATAGTATTTTAAAGCATAAGCGATCGCGTCCCGGTGTTTCCTCGAAAAACTGGCGTTATTTTCGATCTGTCGCCCTTCTTCTTCCAGTTTTTTGCCCACTTGTAAGTATTCTCGTCCGTAAAAAAAGTTGACATAACTTTGAGTCACGCGCCCTACATAAAAAGGGTATTTTTTCGCTGCCCAACGTTGTAAATCTGGTAAATCTTCGCAGGGAGAGATTTGTGGGTTATAGCTTATTTTTAAATAGGTTTGATAATTGGTATAACTTCGCTCTAGGCTTCGCAAATAGTTCGAGAAGTGTCCCTCCAGTTCTAGTTTTATCTTGGCTGCTTTTAAATGAGGAGCAAAAGGATCGTCGGGTTTAATCCGGATGGTGCGCTCGTAGAGTTTAAGGGCTTTCTTTTTATTCCCCGTTGTTTCCAGACAAATATTTCCTAAAGCGGTTAACGCTTCGATAGTATTGGGATGAAAAGCATGATATTGTTTAAACCAAGTATCGATCTGGAAATTGTTATCCGGCAATGCTTGGGGTTGCAGGAAAATGTAATGATGGTAATATTGCTGGGCTAAAGACAGATCGGGGATTTCTTCGCAAAGCTGTGCCATGTAATAAACGAGTTCGGAATCTTGAGGATTTTGGGAGTAAAGAACTTCCATTAATTCTAAAGCCTCCGTCATTTTGAAGGTAATCCACATCATCAAGGCGGTTTTTTTGACAACTTCGTAAAAGGCTTCATTCGCGATCGCGTTGACTAAATTGAAACTCGACTCTTGAAAGCGTTCGTACTCCTGACAAAGCTCCTCTTTCGTGAAATTATAAGTACATTCGCTATGCCAACGATAAACGTCTTCTGGCAGTTTAAAAAGTGGAATTTCCATTTTACGATCTGACTACCGGCGATACCTAACAAGAAAGGCATTTTTTTAATTTTAAAGCCTTGATTATTGGAGAAAGGGGAGCAAGATTATTTGGAGAAGACGATTGCGTCAATCAAGCAATCAATCAAGCGATCGCGCTCCATCGGTATAATCTCCTTGCCGTGTAACATTTCTTGCACGATCAAAAAATGCACGATCGCGCCGATAAAAACTCGCGTTGTTGCTTCAGGATCGGACAGTTTTAGGTGCGGACAACTCGTAAAATACTGGCAGATCTTTTTAAAAGCCGTTTGCTCGATATTGCGAACGAAAATGCGAGCTAGCTCCGGAAAACGACCCGATTCTCCTAAGATCAGCCGCATAAAATTTAGGAATTGCGGATCGCTCGTTCCCAGATCTAAGGCTCGATTGGCAAAACGCCGAAGAACAACCTCCGGCGGCATTTCCCCAATTTGCTCGTCCTTAAGCCCAAAAACAGACTGAAACTTTTTCTCGACGAGCCGTCGAACCAGCGCGGCAAATAAGCTCTCTTTGTCCTGAAAGTGATTATACACGGTAGCTTTTGAGACTTTCGCCGCGCTCGCAACGCGATCCATACTCGTCGCTGCATAACCATGCGCCAAAAACTCTTGCATCCCTCCGACTAAGATCGCTTCGGTTTTCTCGCTCGAGAGTTGTCTGTCTGCGCGTTTGGGTTTGGTCTGTCCCATGCCGGGTTCATCCTTAAGGGTAATCGATCTGCCTTCTCTTGACATTCTAAACTAATCGGTTTAGTCTAAAAAAACAGAACTAAACTAATCGGTTCAGTCTATCAGGAGACAAGAACCATGCAGGATGCAATCGGGTATAAAGATGCGTCGATTAAAGGAACCTCGCGGCGATGGGTCGCGATCGCGGCAATTCTCCTCTTGGGGGTTGGGGGCGCGATCGCTTACAATTGGCGACGGGTAGCCTTCGTGAAACCAGAAACCCCCGCCCCGGTCGCTGCCCCGGTAATCCACACCGTAACAGCCCTAGGACGATTATCCCCTCGGGGGGAAACGGTTAAACTGTCCGCCCCGTCTTCAACTCAAGGGAATCGAGTCGATCGATTGTTAGTGGAGGAAGGCGATCGCGTTGAGGTCGGTCAGCTAATTGCGGTACTCTATTCGCGCGATCGCCTGCAAGCCGTTCTTGCCGAAGCCCAGCAAGAAGTAAGCCTTGCACAGGCAAAACTTGCAGCCATTCAAGCGGGGGCAAAATCGGGCGAAATCGAGGCGCAACGGGCAGAAGTAGCCAGATTAGAAGCCGATCGCCAGGGTAGCATTGAAGCGCAAGCAGCGGCAGTACAACGGTTGCAGTTGCAACTCCAAAACGCGCAGACGGAGTACGATCGCTACCAAACGCTTTATCAAGCGGGGGCGATTTCTGCCTCCCAGCGGGATAACAAGCAATTAACGCGCGATACGGCCCAACAGTCCTTACAAGAAGCGCAAGCCACGCTAGAACGCCTTCGGACGACGCGCCCGCAGGAATTGAATAAAGCCAGGGCAACCCTAGCCGGAGTTGCAGAGGTGCGTTCTGTCGATGTGGAAGTTGCGCGGGCGGAAGTGAATCGCGCGATCGCGAACTTCAACGAAGCCAAGGCGAGTTTAGCCGAAACCGAAGTGCGATCGCCGATCGAGGGCGAAATCCTCGATATTCATACGCGGGCGGGCGAGACAATTTCCAGCGATGGCATTGTTGAAATCGGTCATACCGAACAGATGCAAGCGATCGCAGAAGTTTATCAAAGCGATGTCGCAAAAATCCACTCCGGACAGCGCGCGCGCGTCACCAGCGATGTCTTCCCGGAAGCCTTAACCGGAACCGTCGAGCGAGTGGGTTCCCAAGTGCGCCGCCAAACCGTGGTTAATACCGATCCTAGCGCTAACATTGATTCCCGAATCATTGAAGTGCGCGTCAACTTAGATGCGGCTTCCAGCCAAAAAGCCGCGAAATTCACCAACTTACAAGTTCAGATTGCGATCGAACAATGATGGGATTAATTCGGCAACTCCAACGTCGGACTCCGCTGGGATGGTTGCAACTGAGGCATGACAAAGGTCGTTTAATGGTTGCCCTGGCTGGGATTGCCTTTGCAGATGTATTGATGTTCATGCAACTCGGCTTTCAGGGTTCCTTATACGACAGCAACACCCGCGTCAATCGCGCCATGTTAGCAGACATCGTTTTGCTCAGTCCGAAAGCGCTAAATCTGCAAAATATGTCCACCTTTTCGCGGCGGCGACTGCTGCAAGCGAAGGACGTTCCCGGCGTTCAAACGGCAACCGCGTTGTATGTCGGTAGCATCACTTGGAAAAATCCTCAAACGCTGCTCAGTGCAACCGTTCAAGTTTTAGGTTTCGCGCCCGACGAGCCAACCTTTAACTTACCAGAAGTCGAGCAACAACTCGACAAGCTCAAATTGCCCGATAATGTACTGTTCGATCGCAAAGCGAGGGGGAAGTATGCAGATGCGATCGCGCGCATCGATCGCGGAGAAAAGGTAACAACAGAAGTCGATCGACGCACCTTAACCATTGCCGGACTCTTTAGCTTAGGCGCATCCTTTGGGGCGGATGGTAGCTTGATGGCAAGCGACCAAACCTTTTTGCATCTATTCCCACGTCGCAATGCGGCTAGTATTAGTATCGGACTGATTCGAGTCAAACCGGGCAGCGATCCCCAGCAAGTTGCAACGGCCTTAAAAGGGCATCTGCCGGAGGATGTGCGCGTTTTAACGTATCAGGAATACGTGGAATTTGAGAAAAACTATTGGCGAGTTGCAAGTCCGGTGGGATTTGTATTTGGCTTGGGAACGGCAATGGCTTTTGTGGTGGGCGTTGTCATCGTTTATCAAGTGCTATCGACAGACGTAAATGCCCACCTCAAGGAATATGCAACCTTCAAAGCAATGGGCTACAGCAATTCCTATTTATTGGGCGTAGTGTTTGAAGAAGCAATTATCCTTGCAGTTTTAGGCTTTATTCCCGGTTCGATCTGGCCGTTGGGCCTTTATGCCCTAGCCGCCAAAGCAACCGCCTTACCGATTCATATGACCGCTTCTAGGGCAGTAATTGTGTTCCTGTTAACGGTAATCATGTGCTTGCTTTCCGGCGCGATCGCAACTCGAAAACTTCAGTCTGCCGATCCCGCAGAAATGTTTTAATACCAACTCTCAGTTACAATGCACTAAATTTTTCGTCGTAGGGGCATAACATTGTTATGCCCTCTTCGGGAATCGTGCAAAATCAATGAGAACTTGAGTAATTCGTAATTCGTAATTCGTAGTTGGTAATTTGTGGTTCGTAGTTATAGAAAAAGTTAAACTAATGCCTACCAAACTCGCGATGGAAAGTGCAATTTCGATTGGACATCTCAATCATTACTTTGGTAAAGGACAACTTCGCAAACAAGTCTTATTCGAGATCGATCTCGAAATTAATACAGGCGAAATTGTCATTATGACCGGCCCTTCGGGTTCGGGAAAAACCACTTTATTAACATTAATCGGTGGCTTGCGAGCCGCTCAATCTGGCAGTTTGCAAGTCCTCGGACAGGAATTATACGGCGCAACTTCTCAACAACTCGCGCGAGCGAGAAAGTACCACGGCTATATTTTTCAAGCGCATAACTTGCACGGAAGTTTAACGGCATTGCAAAATGTTAAAATGGGCTTAGAACTGCATCAAGAACTTACTGTAGCCGAAATGAAAGCGCGATCGCGGCAGATGTTAGAACAAGTGGGATTGGGCGATCGCATTGATTATTACCCCGAGAACTTATCCGGCGGACAAAAACAACGAGTTGCGATCGCGCGCGCCCTCGTCAGCCATCCCAAATTAGTCCTCGCCGACGAACCCACCGCCGCCTTAGATAGTAAATCGGGGCGAGATGTCGTTAATTTAATGCAAACTTTAGCCAAAGAGCAAGGCTGCACGATTTTATTAGTTACTCACGATAATCGGATATTAGATATAGCCGATCGCATTGTTAGCATGGAAGATGGAAAGTTAAAAGAAAACGCTACTACCGCTTCGTAACATTCAAATCCAGGCAATTCGTAGGTTAGGTAGAGGAACGAATGCCGTTTGATATCAGTGCGGCGATCGACAAAAACGAAATGTTATCGTAGGGGCATTGCACTGCAATGCCCTTTCCAGGCACGATGGACGCGACAAATCGGATGTGACAAAATTGGTAGGGGCGCAAGGCTTGCGCCCGCCAGAGATGCCTTGACAGAATTGTTGCAGTACCAACTCAAACAAAAGTTTAATTAAACTAGCATGATGGAAATCCTGACCTTAGCAGCAGCCCAAGCCATTGCCAAGATTGCCCTCGATAAATTCATAGAAGGAGGGGCTGGCGAACTTGGGAAGAACATGACGGGTGCTGTCACCGAGAAAGTCAAGCAACTTGGCACCGTTGTTTGGAACCGGATTAAAGGCAATCATCGAGCCGTAGAAGTCTTGCAGGGAGCCGCTGAAAATAAACCCGAAGCGCTAACCCAACTGAAAAATTATCTTTACAGCCAATGGCAAGACGAAAACTCGGAATTTGTCCGAGAGGTCAAAACCTTGGCAGATGACATTCACTTTGAACTGACGCAAATCGAAGACAATAGCCCGATGACCGTGAATAATTACGGCGGCACTAACACGAATTACCAGACGAAAACAGGGAAGGATAATACCAACTATTTTGGTGGCACTCACAACCACGGTAAATAAGGGCATAGCAGTGCTCATGGGTGTCAACTTAACGTGAAACCCCACTCAGAAAGTGGAATCGCCCTCACCCCCAGCCCCTCTCCCAACCCTGGGAGAGGGGAGCAAGAGAGAAGAATTCACCCCCCTCGCCATGCAACAAAAGAACGAAAACAGCACCGGCTATCAAACGCAAACGGGAGATAATAACACCAACTTTTTCGGCGGCGAGCATCACCATATTTATCCCCAAACCTCGCCCCCTCAACCCCTCGGAACTCCCGATAACCTCCCCCTTAGCGACGTTGCCAAATTCGTCGGGCGCGAAGAAGCCCTCGCCACCGTCCATCAAAACTTGCAGGCAGCCCAAACCGCCGTCATTTCCTCCGTATCCGGGATGGGCGGCGTGGGCAAAACCGAACTCGCCTTGCAGTACGCCTGCCGACACCGTACCGAACAAACCTATCCCGGCGGGATTTGTTGGATTAACGCCCGCGCGCAAAATGTCGGGATTGGGATTCTCGATTTTGCGCGGGTTCAATTGGGCTTGCAAGCGCCCGACTTTCTCAACACCGTAGCCGAACAAGTGCAGTGGGTTTGTCAGCGCTGGCAGGGAGAACCTATCCTGATTATC
Coding sequences within it:
- the lipA gene encoding lipoyl synthase translates to MTVKPEWLRVKAPQWQRVGSVKEILRDLGLNTVCEEASCPNIGECFNAGTATFLIMGPACTRACPYCDIDFEKKPQALDPLEPLNLAEAVRRLKLNHVVITSVNRDDLTDGGAMQFQRCIAEVRKVSPQTTIEVLIPDLCGNWEALAAILAAKPEVLNHNTETVPRLYRRVRPQGDYARSRELLRRTRELAPEIYTKSGIMVGLGETDEEVRQVMRDLREDSCDILTIGQYLQPSQKHLGVQEFVTPQQFEAWRNYGEEIGFLQVVSSPLTRSSYHAEQVRELMERYPR
- a CDS encoding tetratricopeptide repeat protein, giving the protein MEIPLFKLPEDVYRWHSECTYNFTKEELCQEYERFQESSFNLVNAIANEAFYEVVKKTALMMWITFKMTEALELMEVLYSQNPQDSELVYYMAQLCEEIPDLSLAQQYYHHYIFLQPQALPDNNFQIDTWFKQYHAFHPNTIEALTALGNICLETTGNKKKALKLYERTIRIKPDDPFAPHLKAAKIKLELEGHFSNYLRSLERSYTNYQTYLKISYNPQISPCEDLPDLQRWAAKKYPFYVGRVTQSYVNFFYGREYLQVGKKLEEEGRQIENNASFSRKHRDAIAYALKYYVKSRKILESGRDSRQHSYRNCYKFIAERNPSQHEYQAVLVEALLGQAGILSKRRERDQVVKLCEKVLEIDPRNEVALELLKKPSRI
- a CDS encoding TetR/AcrR family transcriptional regulator, which codes for MSREGRSITLKDEPGMGQTKPKRADRQLSSEKTEAILVGGMQEFLAHGYAATSMDRVASAAKVSKATVYNHFQDKESLFAALVRRLVEKKFQSVFGLKDEQIGEMPPEVVLRRFANRALDLGTSDPQFLNFMRLILGESGRFPELARIFVRNIEQTAFKKICQYFTSCPHLKLSDPEATTRVFIGAIVHFLIVQEMLHGKEIIPMERDRLIDCLIDAIVFSK
- a CDS encoding ABC exporter membrane fusion protein encodes the protein MQDAIGYKDASIKGTSRRWVAIAAILLLGVGGAIAYNWRRVAFVKPETPAPVAAPVIHTVTALGRLSPRGETVKLSAPSSTQGNRVDRLLVEEGDRVEVGQLIAVLYSRDRLQAVLAEAQQEVSLAQAKLAAIQAGAKSGEIEAQRAEVARLEADRQGSIEAQAAAVQRLQLQLQNAQTEYDRYQTLYQAGAISASQRDNKQLTRDTAQQSLQEAQATLERLRTTRPQELNKARATLAGVAEVRSVDVEVARAEVNRAIANFNEAKASLAETEVRSPIEGEILDIHTRAGETISSDGIVEIGHTEQMQAIAEVYQSDVAKIHSGQRARVTSDVFPEALTGTVERVGSQVRRQTVVNTDPSANIDSRIIEVRVNLDAASSQKAAKFTNLQVQIAIEQ
- the devC gene encoding ABC transporter permease DevC; the protein is MMGLIRQLQRRTPLGWLQLRHDKGRLMVALAGIAFADVLMFMQLGFQGSLYDSNTRVNRAMLADIVLLSPKALNLQNMSTFSRRRLLQAKDVPGVQTATALYVGSITWKNPQTLLSATVQVLGFAPDEPTFNLPEVEQQLDKLKLPDNVLFDRKARGKYADAIARIDRGEKVTTEVDRRTLTIAGLFSLGASFGADGSLMASDQTFLHLFPRRNAASISIGLIRVKPGSDPQQVATALKGHLPEDVRVLTYQEYVEFEKNYWRVASPVGFVFGLGTAMAFVVGVVIVYQVLSTDVNAHLKEYATFKAMGYSNSYLLGVVFEEAIILAVLGFIPGSIWPLGLYALAAKATALPIHMTASRAVIVFLLTVIMCLLSGAIATRKLQSADPAEMF
- a CDS encoding DevA family ABC transporter ATP-binding protein, with amino-acid sequence MPTKLAMESAISIGHLNHYFGKGQLRKQVLFEIDLEINTGEIVIMTGPSGSGKTTLLTLIGGLRAAQSGSLQVLGQELYGATSQQLARARKYHGYIFQAHNLHGSLTALQNVKMGLELHQELTVAEMKARSRQMLEQVGLGDRIDYYPENLSGGQKQRVAIARALVSHPKLVLADEPTAALDSKSGRDVVNLMQTLAKEQGCTILLVTHDNRILDIADRIVSMEDGKLKENATTAS